The following coding sequences are from one Epinephelus moara isolate mb chromosome 7, YSFRI_EMoa_1.0, whole genome shotgun sequence window:
- the LOC126393285 gene encoding uncharacterized protein LOC126393285 isoform X27 encodes MLWKKKLFCHQFRLKQVRCPLSVGSEVRSGVLSVWGQRSGQASSQCGVRGQVRRPVSVGSEVRSGVLSVWGQRSGQASSQCGVRDQVRCPLSVGSEVRSGVLSVWGQRSGQASCQCGVRGQVRRPLSVGSEVRSGVLSVWGQWSGQVSSQCGVSGQVRCPLSVGSEVRSDVLSVWGQRSGQASSQCGVRGQVLLRYAILIL; translated from the exons ATGTTGTGGAAAAAGAAACTCTTCTGTCACCAGTTCAGGTTGAAGCAGGTCAGGTGTCCTCTCAGtgtggggtcagaggtcaggtcaGGTGTCCTCTCAGtgtggggtcagaggtcaggtcaGGCGTCCTCTCAGtgtggggtcagaggtcaggtcaGGCGTCCTGTCAGtgtggggtcagaggtcaggtcaGGCGTCCTCTCAGtgtggggtcagaggtcaggtcaGGCGTCCTCTCAGTGTGGGGTCAGAGATCAGGTCAGGTGTCCTCTCAGtgtggggtcagaggtcaggtcaGGTGTCCTCTCAGTGTGGGGTCAGAGATCAGGTCAGGCGTCCTGTCAGtgtggggtcagaggtcag GTCAGACGTCCTCTCAGtgtggggtcagaggtcaggtcaGGTGTCCTCTCAGTGTGGGGTCAGTGGTCAG gtcaGGTGTCCTCTCAGTGTGGGGTCAGTGGTCAGGTCAGGTGTCCTCTCAGtgtggggtcagaggtcag GTCAGACGTCCTCTCAGtgtggggtcagaggtcaggtcaGGCGTCCTCTCAGtgtggggtcagaggtcaggtccTGTTGCGCTATGCGATACTGATACTGTAG
- the LOC126393285 gene encoding uncharacterized protein LOC126393285 isoform X26, protein MLWKKKLFCHQFRLKQVRCPLSVGSEVRSGVLSVWGQRSGQASCQCGVRGQVRRPLSVGSEVRSGVLSVWGQRSGQVSSQCGVRGQVRCPLSVGSEIRSGVLSVWGQRSGQASCQCGVRDQVRRPLSVGSEVRSGVLSVWGQWSGQTSSQCGVRGQVRCPLSVGSEVRSDVLSVWGQRSGQASSQCGVRGQVLLRYAILIL, encoded by the exons ATGTTGTGGAAAAAGAAACTCTTCTGTCACCAGTTCAGGTTGAAGCAGGTCAGGTGTCCTCTCAGtgtggggtcagaggtcaggtcaGGTGTCCTCTCAGtgtggggtcagaggtcag gtcaGGCGTCCTGTCAGtgtggggtcagaggtcaggtcaGGCGTCCTCTCAGtgtggggtcagaggtcaggtcaGGCGTCCTCTCAGTGTGGGGTCAGAGATCAGGTCAGGTGTCCTCTCAGtgtggggtcagaggtcaggtcaGGTGTCCTCTCAGTGTGGGGTCAGAGATCAGGTCAGGCGTCCTGTCAGtgtggggtcagaggtcaggtcaGGCGTCCTGTCAGTGTGGGGTCAGAGATCAGGTCAGACGTCCTCTCAGtgtggggtcagaggtcaggtcaGGTGTCCTCTCAGTGTGGGGTCAGTGGTCAGGTCAGACGTCCTCTCAGtgtggggtcagaggtcaggtcaG GTGTCCTCTCAGtgtggggtcagaggtcag GTCAGACGTCCTCTCAGtgtggggtcagaggtcaggtcaGGCGTCCTCTCAGtgtggggtcagaggtcaggtccTGTTGCGCTATGCGATACTGATACTGTAG
- the LOC126393285 gene encoding uncharacterized protein LOC126393285 isoform X21, producing MLWKKKLFCHQFRLKQVRCPLSVGSEVRSGVLSVWGQRSGQASSQCGVRGQVRRPVSVGSEVRSGVLSVWGQRSGQASSQCGVRDQVRCPLSVGSEVRSGVLSVWGQRSGQASCQCGVRGQVRRPVSVGSEIRSDVLSVWGQRSGQVSSQCGVSGQVRCPLSVGSEVRSDVLSVWGQRSGQASSQCGVRGQVLLRYAILIL from the exons ATGTTGTGGAAAAAGAAACTCTTCTGTCACCAGTTCAGGTTGAAGCAGGTCAGGTGTCCTCTCAGtgtggggtcagaggtcaggtcaGGTGTCCTCTCAGtgtggggtcagaggtcaggtcaGGCGTCCTCTCAGtgtggggtcagaggtcaggtcaGGCGTCCTGTCAGtgtggggtcagaggtcaggtcaGGCGTCCTCTCAGtgtggggtcagaggtcaggtcaGGCGTCCTCTCAGTGTGGGGTCAGAGATCAGGTCAGGTGTCCTCTCAGtgtggggtcagaggtcaggtcaGGTGTCCTCTCAGTGTGGGGTCAGAGATCAGGTCAGGCGTCCTGTCAGtgtggggtcagaggtcaggtcaGGCGTCCTGTCAGTGTGGGGTCAGAGATCAGGTCAGACGTCCTCTCAGtgtggggtcagaggtcaggtcaGGTGTCCTCTCAGTGTGGGGTCAGTGGTCAG GTCAGGTGTCCTCTCAGtgtggggtcagaggtcag GTCAGACGTCCTCTCAGtgtggggtcagaggtcaggtcaGGCGTCCTCTCAGtgtggggtcagaggtcaggtccTGTTGCGCTATGCGATACTGATACTGTAG
- the LOC126393285 gene encoding uncharacterized protein LOC126393285 isoform X31: MLWKKKLFCHQFRLKQVRCPLSVGSEVRSGVLSVWGQRSGQASSQCGVRGQVRRPVSVGSEVRSGVLSVWGQRSGQVSSQCGVRDQVRRPVSVGSEVRSGVLSVWGQWSGQVSSQCGVRGQVRRPVSVGSEIRSDVLSVWGQRSGQASSQCGVRGQVLLRYAILIL, translated from the exons ATGTTGTGGAAAAAGAAACTCTTCTGTCACCAGTTCAGGTTGAAGCAGGTCAGGTGTCCTCTCAGtgtggggtcagaggtcaggtcaGGTGTCCTCTCAGtgtggggtcagaggtcaggtcaGGCGTCCTCTCAGtgtggggtcagaggtcaggtcaGGCGTCCTGTCAGtgtggggtcagaggtcaggtcaGGCGTCCTCTCAGtgtggggtcagaggtcag gtcaGGTGTCCTCTCAGTGTGGGGTCAGAGATCAGGTCAGGCGTCCTGTCAGtgtggggtcagaggtcag gtcaGGTGTCCTCTCAGTGTGGGGTCAGTGGTCAGGTCAGGTGTCCTCTCAGtgtggggtcagaggtcaggtcaGGCGTCCTGTCAGTGTGGGGTCAGAGATCAGGTCAGACGTCCTCTCAGtgtggggtcagaggtcaggtcaGGCGTCCTCTCAGtgtggggtcagaggtcaggtccTGTTGCGCTATGCGATACTGATACTGTAG
- the LOC126393285 gene encoding uncharacterized protein LOC126393285 isoform X19, translating into MLWKKKLFCHQFRLKQVRCPLSVGSEVRSGVLSVWGQRSGQASSQCGVRGQVRRPVSVGSEVRSGVLSVWGQRSGQASSQCGVRDQVRCPLSVGSEVRSGVLSVWGQRSGQASCQCGVRGQVRRPVSVGSEIRSDVLSVWGQRSGQVSSQCGVSGQVRRPLSVGSEVRSDVLSVWGQRSGQASSQCGVRGQVLLRYAILIL; encoded by the exons ATGTTGTGGAAAAAGAAACTCTTCTGTCACCAGTTCAGGTTGAAGCAGGTCAGGTGTCCTCTCAGtgtggggtcagaggtcaggtcaGGTGTCCTCTCAGtgtggggtcagaggtcaggtcaGGCGTCCTCTCAGtgtggggtcagaggtcaggtcaGGCGTCCTGTCAGtgtggggtcagaggtcaggtcaGGCGTCCTCTCAGtgtggggtcagaggtcaggtcaGGCGTCCTCTCAGTGTGGGGTCAGAGATCAGGTCAGGTGTCCTCTCAGtgtggggtcagaggtcaggtcaGGTGTCCTCTCAGTGTGGGGTCAGAGATCAGGTCAGGCGTCCTGTCAGtgtggggtcagaggtcaggtcaGGCGTCCTGTCAGTGTGGGGTCAGAGATCAGGTCAGACGTCCTCTCAGtgtggggtcagaggtcaggtcaGGTGTCCTCTCAGTGTGGGGTCAGTGGTCAGGTCAGACGTCCTCTCAGtgtggggtcagaggtcaggtcaG ACGTCCTCTCAGtgtggggtcagaggtcaggtcaGGCGTCCTCTCAGtgtggggtcagaggtcaggtccTGTTGCGCTATGCGATACTGATACTGTAG
- the LOC126393285 gene encoding uncharacterized protein LOC126393285 isoform X1 — MLWKKKLFCHQFRLKQVRCPLSVGSEVRSGVLSVWGQRSGQASSQCGVRGQVRRPVSVGSEVRSGVLSVWGQRSGQASSQCGVRDQVRCPLSVGSEVRSGVLSVWGQRSGQASCQCGVRGQVRRPVSVGSEIRSDVLSVWGQRSGQVSSQCGVSGQVRRPLSVGSEVRSGVLSVWGQWSGQVSSQCGVRGQVRRPVSVGSEIRSDVLSVWGQRSGQASSQCGVRGQVLLRYAILIL, encoded by the exons ATGTTGTGGAAAAAGAAACTCTTCTGTCACCAGTTCAGGTTGAAGCAGGTCAGGTGTCCTCTCAGtgtggggtcagaggtcaggtcaGGTGTCCTCTCAGtgtggggtcagaggtcaggtcaGGCGTCCTCTCAGtgtggggtcagaggtcaggtcaGGCGTCCTGTCAGtgtggggtcagaggtcaggtcaGGCGTCCTCTCAGtgtggggtcagaggtcaggtcaGGCGTCCTCTCAGTGTGGGGTCAGAGATCAGGTCAGGTGTCCTCTCAGtgtggggtcagaggtcaggtcaGGTGTCCTCTCAGTGTGGGGTCAGAGATCAGGTCAGGCGTCCTGTCAGtgtggggtcagaggtcaggtcaGGCGTCCTGTCAGTGTGGGGTCAGAGATCAGGTCAGACGTCCTCTCAGtgtggggtcagaggtcaggtcaGGTGTCCTCTCAGTGTGGGGTCAGTGGTCAGGTCAGACGTCCTCTCAGtgtggggtcagaggtcaggtcaG GTGTCCTCTCAGTGTGGGGTCAGTGGTCAGGTCAGGTGTCCTCTCAGtgtggggtcagaggtcaggtcaGGCGTCCTGTCAGTGTGGGGTCAGAGATCAGGTCAGACGTCCTCTCAGtgtggggtcagaggtcaggtcaGGCGTCCTCTCAGtgtggggtcagaggtcaggtccTGTTGCGCTATGCGATACTGATACTGTAG
- the LOC126393285 gene encoding uncharacterized protein LOC126393285 isoform X25, with protein sequence MLWKKKLFCHQFRLKQVRCPLSVGSEVRSGVLSVWGQRSGQASCQCGVRGQVRRPLSVGSEVRSGVLSVWGQRSGQVSSQCGVRGQVRCPLSVGSEIRSGVLSVWGQRSGQASCQCGVRDQVRRPLSVGSEVRSGVLSVWGQWSGQTSSQCGVRGQVRRPVSVGSEIRSDVLSVWGQRSGQASSQCGVRGQVLLRYAILIL encoded by the exons ATGTTGTGGAAAAAGAAACTCTTCTGTCACCAGTTCAGGTTGAAGCAGGTCAGGTGTCCTCTCAGtgtggggtcagaggtcaggtcaGGTGTCCTCTCAGtgtggggtcagaggtcag gtcaGGCGTCCTGTCAGtgtggggtcagaggtcaggtcaGGCGTCCTCTCAGtgtggggtcagaggtcaggtcaGGCGTCCTCTCAGTGTGGGGTCAGAGATCAGGTCAGGTGTCCTCTCAGtgtggggtcagaggtcaggtcaGGTGTCCTCTCAGTGTGGGGTCAGAGATCAGGTCAGGCGTCCTGTCAGtgtggggtcagaggtcaggtcaGGCGTCCTGTCAGTGTGGGGTCAGAGATCAGGTCAGACGTCCTCTCAGtgtggggtcagaggtcaggtcaGGTGTCCTCTCAGTGTGGGGTCAGTGGTCAGGTCAGACGTCCTCTCAGtgtggggtcagaggtcaggtcaG GCGTCCTGTCAGTGTGGGGTCAGAGATCAGGTCAGACGTCCTCTCAGtgtggggtcagaggtcaggtcaGGCGTCCTCTCAGtgtggggtcagaggtcaggtccTGTTGCGCTATGCGATACTGATACTGTAG
- the LOC126393285 gene encoding uncharacterized protein LOC126393285 isoform X24, with the protein MLWKKKLFCHQFRLKQVRCPLSVGSEVRSGVLSVWGQRSGQASCQCGVRGQVRRPLSVGSEVRSGVLSVWGQRSGQVSSQCGVRGQVRCPLSVGSEIRSGVLSVWGQRSGQASCQCGVRDQVRRPLSVGSEVRSGVLSVWGQWSGQVSSQCGVRGQVRRPVSVGSEIRSDVLSVWGQRSGQASSQCGVRGQVLLRYAILIL; encoded by the exons ATGTTGTGGAAAAAGAAACTCTTCTGTCACCAGTTCAGGTTGAAGCAGGTCAGGTGTCCTCTCAGtgtggggtcagaggtcaggtcaGGTGTCCTCTCAGtgtggggtcagaggtcag gtcaGGCGTCCTGTCAGtgtggggtcagaggtcaggtcaGGCGTCCTCTCAGtgtggggtcagaggtcaggtcaGGCGTCCTCTCAGTGTGGGGTCAGAGATCAGGTCAGGTGTCCTCTCAGtgtggggtcagaggtcaggtcaGGTGTCCTCTCAGTGTGGGGTCAGAGATCAGGTCAGGCGTCCTGTCAGtgtggggtcagaggtcaggtcaGGCGTCCTGTCAGTGTGGGGTCAGAGATCAGGTCAGACGTCCTCTCAGtgtggggtcagaggtcaggtcaGGTGTCCTCTCAGTGTGGGGTCAGTGGTCAG GTCAGGTGTCCTCTCAGtgtggggtcagaggtcaggtcaGGCGTCCTGTCAGTGTGGGGTCAGAGATCAGGTCAGACGTCCTCTCAGtgtggggtcagaggtcaggtcaGGCGTCCTCTCAGtgtggggtcagaggtcaggtccTGTTGCGCTATGCGATACTGATACTGTAG
- the LOC126393285 gene encoding uncharacterized protein LOC126393285 isoform X32, with protein MLWKKKLFCHQFRLKQVRCPLSVGSEVRSGVLSVWGQRSGQASSQCGVRGQVRRPVSVGSEVRSGVLSVWGQRSGQVSSQCGVRGQVRRPVSVGSEVRSDVLSVWGQRSGQVSSQCGVRGQVRRPVSVGSEIRSDVLSVWGQRSGQASSQCGVRGQVLLRYAILIL; from the exons ATGTTGTGGAAAAAGAAACTCTTCTGTCACCAGTTCAGGTTGAAGCAGGTCAGGTGTCCTCTCAGtgtggggtcagaggtcaggtcaGGTGTCCTCTCAGtgtggggtcagaggtcaggtcaGGCGTCCTCTCAGtgtggggtcagaggtcaggtcaGGCGTCCTGTCAGtgtggggtcagaggtcaggtcaGGCGTCCTCTCAGtgtggggtcagaggtcag GTCAGGTGTCCTCTCAGtgtggggtcagaggtcaggtcaG GCGTCCTGTCAGtgtggggtcagaggtcag GTCAGACGTCCTCTCAGtgtggggtcagaggtcaggtcaG GTGTCCTCTCAGtgtggggtcagaggtcaggtcaGGCGTCCTGTCAGTGTGGGGTCAGAGATCAGGTCAGACGTCCTCTCAGtgtggggtcagaggtcaggtcaGGCGTCCTCTCAGtgtggggtcagaggtcaggtccTGTTGCGCTATGCGATACTGATACTGTAG
- the LOC126393285 gene encoding uncharacterized protein LOC126393285 isoform X20 yields the protein MLWKKKLFCHQFRLKQVRCPLSVGSEVRSGVLSVWGQRSGQASSQCGVRGQVRRPVSVGSEVRSGVLSVWGQRSGQASSQCGVRDQVRCPLSVGSEVRSGVLSVWGQRSGQASCQCGVRGQVRRPVSVGSEIRSDVLSVWGQRSGQVSSQCGVRGQVRRPVSVGSEIRSDVLSVWGQRSGQASSQCGVRGQVLLRYAILIL from the exons ATGTTGTGGAAAAAGAAACTCTTCTGTCACCAGTTCAGGTTGAAGCAGGTCAGGTGTCCTCTCAGtgtggggtcagaggtcaggtcaGGTGTCCTCTCAGtgtggggtcagaggtcaggtcaGGCGTCCTCTCAGtgtggggtcagaggtcaggtcaGGCGTCCTGTCAGtgtggggtcagaggtcaggtcaGGCGTCCTCTCAGtgtggggtcagaggtcaggtcaGGCGTCCTCTCAGTGTGGGGTCAGAGATCAGGTCAGGTGTCCTCTCAGtgtggggtcagaggtcaggtcaGGTGTCCTCTCAGTGTGGGGTCAGAGATCAGGTCAGGCGTCCTGTCAGtgtggggtcagaggtcaggtcaGGCGTCCTGTCAGTGTGGGGTCAGAGATCAGGTCAGACGTCCTCTCAGtgtggggtcagaggtcaggtcaG GTGTCCTCTCAGtgtggggtcagaggtcaggtcaGGCGTCCTGTCAGTGTGGGGTCAGAGATCAGGTCAGACGTCCTCTCAGtgtggggtcagaggtcaggtcaGGCGTCCTCTCAGtgtggggtcagaggtcaggtccTGTTGCGCTATGCGATACTGATACTGTAG
- the LOC126393285 gene encoding uncharacterized protein LOC126393285 isoform X23 — protein sequence MLWKKKLFCHQFRLKQVRCPLSVGSEVRSGVLSVWGQRSGQASSQCGVRGQVRRPVSVGSEVRSGVLSVWGQRSGQASSQCGVRDQVRCPLSVGSEVRSGVLSVWGQRSGQASCQCGVRGQVRRPLSVGSEVRSDVLSVWGQRSGQVSSQCGVRGQVRRPVSVGSEIRSDVLSVWGQRSGQASSQCGVRGQVLLRYAILIL from the exons ATGTTGTGGAAAAAGAAACTCTTCTGTCACCAGTTCAGGTTGAAGCAGGTCAGGTGTCCTCTCAGtgtggggtcagaggtcaggtcaGGTGTCCTCTCAGtgtggggtcagaggtcaggtcaGGCGTCCTCTCAGtgtggggtcagaggtcaggtcaGGCGTCCTGTCAGtgtggggtcagaggtcaggtcaGGCGTCCTCTCAGtgtggggtcagaggtcaggtcaGGCGTCCTCTCAGTGTGGGGTCAGAGATCAGGTCAGGTGTCCTCTCAGtgtggggtcagaggtcaggtcaGGTGTCCTCTCAGTGTGGGGTCAGAGATCAGGTCAGGCGTCCTGTCAGtgtggggtcagaggtcag GTCAGACGTCCTCTCAGtgtggggtcagaggtcaggtcaG ACGTCCTCTCAGtgtggggtcagaggtcaggtcaG GTGTCCTCTCAGtgtggggtcagaggtcaggtcaGGCGTCCTGTCAGTGTGGGGTCAGAGATCAGGTCAGACGTCCTCTCAGtgtggggtcagaggtcaggtcaGGCGTCCTCTCAGtgtggggtcagaggtcaggtccTGTTGCGCTATGCGATACTGATACTGTAG
- the LOC126393285 gene encoding uncharacterized protein LOC126393285 isoform X22: protein MLWKKKLFCHQFRLKQVRCPLSVGSEVRSGVLSVWGQRSGQASSQCGVRGQVRRPVSVGSEVRSGVLSVWGQRSGQASSQCGVRDQVRCPLSVGSEVRSGVLSVWGQRSGQASCQCGVRGQVRRPLSVGSEVRSGVLSVWGQWSGQVSSQCGVRGQVRRPVSVGSEIRSDVLSVWGQRSGQASSQCGVRGQVLLRYAILIL, encoded by the exons ATGTTGTGGAAAAAGAAACTCTTCTGTCACCAGTTCAGGTTGAAGCAGGTCAGGTGTCCTCTCAGtgtggggtcagaggtcaggtcaGGTGTCCTCTCAGtgtggggtcagaggtcaggtcaGGCGTCCTCTCAGtgtggggtcagaggtcaggtcaGGCGTCCTGTCAGtgtggggtcagaggtcaggtcaGGCGTCCTCTCAGtgtggggtcagaggtcaggtcaGGCGTCCTCTCAGTGTGGGGTCAGAGATCAGGTCAGGTGTCCTCTCAGtgtggggtcagaggtcaggtcaGGTGTCCTCTCAGTGTGGGGTCAGAGATCAGGTCAGGCGTCCTGTCAGtgtggggtcagaggtcag GTCAGACGTCCTCTCAGtgtggggtcagaggtcaggtcaGGTGTCCTCTCAGTGTGGGGTCAGTGGTCAG GTCAGGTGTCCTCTCAGtgtggggtcagaggtcaggtcaGGCGTCCTGTCAGTGTGGGGTCAGAGATCAGGTCAGACGTCCTCTCAGtgtggggtcagaggtcaggtcaGGCGTCCTCTCAGtgtggggtcagaggtcaggtccTGTTGCGCTATGCGATACTGATACTGTAG
- the LOC126393285 gene encoding uncharacterized protein LOC126393285 isoform X11, producing MLWKKKLFCHQFRLKQVRCPLSVGSEVRSGVLSVWGQRSGQASCQCGVRGQVRRPLSVGSEVRSGVLSVWGQRSGQVSSQCGVRDQVRRPVSVGSEVRSGVLSVWGQRSGQTSSQCGVRGQVRCPLSVGSVVRSDVLSVWGQRSGQVSSQCGVSGQVRCPLSVGSEVRSGVLSVWGQRSGQTSSQCGVRGQVRRPLSVGSEVRSCCAMRY from the exons ATGTTGTGGAAAAAGAAACTCTTCTGTCACCAGTTCAGGTTGAAGCAGGTCAGGTGTCCTCTCAGtgtggggtcagaggtcaggtcaGGTGTCCTCTCAGtgtggggtcagaggtcag gtcaGGCGTCCTGTCAGtgtggggtcagaggtcaggtcaGGCGTCCTCTCAGtgtggggtcagaggtcag GTCAGGTGTCCTCTCAGtgtggggtcagaggtcaggtcaGGTGTCCTCTCAGTGTGGGGTCAGAGATCAGGTCAGGCGTCCTGTCAGtgtggggtcagaggtcaggtcaGGCGTCCTGTCAGTGTGGGGTCAGAGATCAGGTCAGACGTCCTCTCAGtgtggggtcagaggtcaggtcaGGTGTCCTCTCAGTGTGGGGTCAGTGGTCAGGTCAGACGTCCTCTCAGtgtggggtcagaggtcaggtcaG GTGTCCTCTCAGTGTGGGGTCAGTGGTCAGGTCAGGTGTCCTCTCAGtgtggggtcagaggtcaggtcaGGCGTCCTGTCAGTGTGGGGTCAGAGATCAGGTCAGACGTCCTCTCAGtgtggggtcagaggtcaggtcaGGCGTCCTCTCAGtgtggggtcagaggtcaggtccTGTTGCGCTATGCGATACTGA
- the LOC126393285 gene encoding uncharacterized protein LOC126393285 isoform X9 → MLWKKKLFCHQFRLKQVRCPLSVGSEVRSGVLSVWGQRSGQASSQCGVRGQVRRPLSVGSEVRSGVLSVWGQRSGQVSSQCGVRDQVRRPVSVGSEVRSGVLSVWGQRSGQTSSQCGVRGQVRCPLSVGSVVRSDVLSVWGQRSGQVSSQCGVSGQVRCPLSVGSEVRSGVLSVWGQRSGQTSSQCGVRGQVRRPLSVGSEVRSCCAMRY, encoded by the exons ATGTTGTGGAAAAAGAAACTCTTCTGTCACCAGTTCAGGTTGAAGCAGGTCAGGTGTCCTCTCAGtgtggggtcagaggtcaggtcaGGTGTCCTCTCAGtgtggggtcagaggtcaggtcaGGCGTCCTCTCAGtgtggggtcagaggtcag gtcaGGCGTCCTCTCAGtgtggggtcagaggtcag GTCAGGTGTCCTCTCAGtgtggggtcagaggtcaggtcaGGTGTCCTCTCAGTGTGGGGTCAGAGATCAGGTCAGGCGTCCTGTCAGtgtggggtcagaggtcaggtcaGGCGTCCTGTCAGTGTGGGGTCAGAGATCAGGTCAGACGTCCTCTCAGtgtggggtcagaggtcaggtcaGGTGTCCTCTCAGTGTGGGGTCAGTGGTCAGGTCAGACGTCCTCTCAGtgtggggtcagaggtcaggtcaG GTGTCCTCTCAGTGTGGGGTCAGTGGTCAGGTCAGGTGTCCTCTCAGtgtggggtcagaggtcaggtcaGGCGTCCTGTCAGTGTGGGGTCAGAGATCAGGTCAGACGTCCTCTCAGtgtggggtcagaggtcaggtcaGGCGTCCTCTCAGtgtggggtcagaggtcaggtccTGTTGCGCTATGCGATACTGA
- the LOC126393285 gene encoding uncharacterized protein LOC126393285 isoform X28, whose protein sequence is MLWKKKLFCHQFRLKQVRCPLSVGSEVRSGVLSVWGQRSGQASSQCGVRGQVRRPVSVGSEVRSGVLSVWGQRSGQVSSQCGVRGQVRCPLSVGSEIRSGVLSVWGQRSGQVSSQCGVSGQVRCPLSVGSEVRSGVLSVWGQRSGQTSSQCGVRGQVRRPLSVGSEVRSCCAMRY, encoded by the exons ATGTTGTGGAAAAAGAAACTCTTCTGTCACCAGTTCAGGTTGAAGCAGGTCAGGTGTCCTCTCAGtgtggggtcagaggtcaggtcaGGTGTCCTCTCAGtgtggggtcagaggtcaggtcaGGCGTCCTCTCAGtgtggggtcagaggtcaggtcaGGCGTCCTGTCAGtgtggggtcagaggtcaggtcaGGCGTCCTCTCAGtgtggggtcagaggtcag GTCAGGTGTCCTCTCAGtgtggggtcagaggtcaggtcaGGTGTCCTCTCAGTGTGGGGTCAGAGATCAGGTCAGGCGTCCTGTCAGtgtggggtcagaggtcag gtcaGGTGTCCTCTCAGTGTGGGGTCAGTGGTCAGGTCAGGTGTCCTCTCAGtgtggggtcagaggtcaggtcaGGCGTCCTGTCAGTGTGGGGTCAGAGATCAGGTCAGACGTCCTCTCAGtgtggggtcagaggtcaggtcaGGCGTCCTCTCAGtgtggggtcagaggtcaggtccTGTTGCGCTATGCGATACTGA
- the LOC126393285 gene encoding uncharacterized protein LOC126393285 isoform X17, whose translation MLWKKKLFCHQFRLKQVRCPLSVGSEVRSGVLSVWGQRSGQASSQCGVRGQVRRPVSVGSEVRSGVLSVWGQRSGQVSSQCGVRGQVRCPLSVGSEIRSGVLSVWGQRSGQTSSQCGVRGQVRCPLSVGSVVRSDVLSVWGQRSGQVSSQCGVSGQVRCPLSVGSEVRSGVLSVWGQRSGQTSSQCGVRGQVRRPLSVGSEVRSCCAMRY comes from the exons ATGTTGTGGAAAAAGAAACTCTTCTGTCACCAGTTCAGGTTGAAGCAGGTCAGGTGTCCTCTCAGtgtggggtcagaggtcaggtcaGGTGTCCTCTCAGtgtggggtcagaggtcaggtcaGGCGTCCTCTCAGtgtggggtcagaggtcaggtcaGGCGTCCTGTCAGtgtggggtcagaggtcaggtcaGGCGTCCTCTCAGtgtggggtcagaggtcag GTCAGGTGTCCTCTCAGtgtggggtcagaggtcaggtcaGGTGTCCTCTCAGTGTGGGGTCAGAGATCAGGTCAGGCGTCCTGTCAGtgtggggtcagaggtcag GTCAGACGTCCTCTCAGtgtggggtcagaggtcaggtcaGGTGTCCTCTCAGTGTGGGGTCAGTGGTCAGGTCAGACGTCCTCTCAGtgtggggtcagaggtcaggtcaG GTGTCCTCTCAGTGTGGGGTCAGTGGTCAGGTCAGGTGTCCTCTCAGtgtggggtcagaggtcaggtcaGGCGTCCTGTCAGTGTGGGGTCAGAGATCAGGTCAGACGTCCTCTCAGtgtggggtcagaggtcaggtcaGGCGTCCTCTCAGtgtggggtcagaggtcaggtccTGTTGCGCTATGCGATACTGA